In bacterium (Candidatus Blackallbacteria) CG13_big_fil_rev_8_21_14_2_50_49_14, the genomic stretch AAGCCTGAACTTCTGCAACAGATTCCTGACTGTTGGCAGAAGCTGCATCGGCACGGGCATCGGCGACAGATTTCTGCTTACGCAGCAATTCATCGCGCATGGCTTTGGTGCGCATGCCGGTTCCGGCAGGAATCAAACGTCCGATAATGACGTTTTCTTTCAAACCACGGAGCCAATCGCGCTTGCCTTCGACCGCGGCTTCGGTCAGAACGCGGGTGGTCTCTTGGAAAGAGGCCGCTGAGATAAAGCTTTCGGTATTCAGTGAAGCTTTGGTAATCCCCAGGAGAATCGGCGTATATTCGAAGGATTCGGTCACCAGACCCAATTCTGAAATACGTTTCTTTTCTTGAGCAATACGGGTTTCACTGACGATTTCACCCGGCAGGAAGGTGGTTTCACCTGGATTCTCAATCCGGCACTTGCGTGTCATCTGGCGCACAATGACTTCGATGTGACGGTCATTGATTTTAACGCCCTGTGAACGGTAAACCATTTGAACGCCATCGACGAGGTAGCGCTGTGCAGCCGCCACGTCTTTGATTTTCAAAAGTTCATGTGGATTGACAGAACCTGTGGTGAGACGATCGCCGCGATGAACTTTCTGGCCCACAGAAACCGTGGCTGAGGCGGTATAAGGAATTTCAAGCGAATGCTCGGCTTCCACTTCTGCGCCCATTTTGACGCCCCGAATTTTGAGGGTGGTCTTGTCGTCATCACGAATCAGATCGAAGACTTCACCTTCATACTCGGAGAGTACGGCGGTTTCTTTGGGTTTGCGTGTTTCAAGCAGTTCTTCAACACGTGGCAGACCCTGGATAATATCCCCGGTTTTCATCTGCTCGTAAGCCAGAACGGCAACGACTTCGCCTTGACGCACCATGCTCTTGTCGGTGAGTACCAGGTGAGAACCTGGGCTGACCAGATTGGGACGCGCCTTGCGGATCGTGACCAGATTTTTACTGACTGCAGTGACGATACCTGTTTCCTGAGCCGTGATGCCTTCAGCAATTAAATCGCCGTCGAAGAGTTTATCGCCTACAACAACAGCAGCTTTGCCACTGATATCGTAGTGACGCTCATGTTCACTGGTCAGCAGCATCATGCGGAAGACGCCGGAATTTTCGTCTTCATAGACGTGAATCGTACCGTCAGCACGCACTTTGTACTTGGTAGAAGCCACTTTGGTACGGGGGGTGACCATTTCGCCGTCTTTGACCAGGGGCTCGATATAGATTTCGATTTCCTGATAATCGGGCAGGAAGGTGCCTCTCATGCTGCCTTTCTGGCCTGAAAGTGCTTCTGTAGAAGACAGATTCAGGAAGAAAGTGCCTTCTTCTTCGGGATTGGGAATCAGATTGACACGGCCACCGAGGGTCACCAATGAACCGAGCAGTTTGAACTGCAGTTCAATCCGGCTCAGCGCAGAACCTGCTTTGATCCGGTCGCCCTGACGGTGCAGCAGGCGGGTGACGGTTTCGAGACCGATATTATCGGATTCGCGTTTGACGTTGAAGAAGTTTTCGCCCGGTTTGATTTTGAATTTCTCAAAGGGACGAATCACCACGAGGGTTTCGGCCTCATCCACGGGAATCATTTGAATGAAACCTTTGATTTCAGAGGTCACGACTTCCATTTCACCAGTTTCAGGATCAACACGTTTACCGACGGTTTTACCCGCTTGAATTACGTGGTTTTCTTCAACCGAAATTTCTGAACCATCGGGGAAACGATAGGCTACAGCGCCAGGATAGAAGAGCAATTCCTGAGAGGTATCGGGGTCAAAGTTAACAAAGCCGGCTTCTTCGACGAATTCACCTTCCATCAGTTCGGTTCCAGCAGCTACGGTAGCGCTTTCTTCCAGATAGAGGGTTTTGTCCTTGAGGGGATAGAATTCTTCAAAGAGCAGCAGTACTTCGACTTCTTTGGTGATCGGTTCTTTTTCATTGATGTCATGAACATAATGAATCACACCATTGCGTTCAACCTTGTAGCGGCTTTCAAAGGCTTTGGCCAGAACCTGGTTGTTTTCAAGGCGGGTGCCGTCATCCACAAAGAGTTCAAAGTTTTTAACGGGCAGTTCCTCGTCAAGGAAGCGCAGAACGGTTTCAGGGCGGGTCTTATCGACCAACGCGCCTTCCAACTGCAGTTCAGCCGTAATAATCGACAGGTTTTTGGTGCCATCTTCATTTTCTACCAATGACACGCGACCGCCATATTCAGTGGAAGTGCCGATACTGGCGATCGTGGCCCCAGATTTGAGGGTGTCGCCATCTTTGACATGCACTTCGCATTTGGGCGGCATGGAATAGACATCGCCGCTGTAAATCCAGATCAGGCCTTCTTTGCCGGTAACGACATTTTCGTCCTGCTGTTTATTGCGGTTTTTACGTTTTTCCCATTGCACGCCATCGTAGACGATTTGACCACTGATGGTGGCAGGAACATCTTTGGTTTTGCGTTCCATTGAGCCCCGGCCAAACTTACCGGATTCACGAACGGCAACCGCCAGGAATTCACCCTTGTCGACTTCCTGTCCATCTTCGACTTTCAGTGCGAAACCAGGCAAGATGGTGATCTCTTTGGCTTTTTTACGGCCTGAGGGCTGCAGGGTCAGCACCATTTCTTTATCCAGTACCTTGAAGTTTTCACCTGCTTGGGTACGGATATCCACAGTGACCAGATCTTTGGCATTGAATGAAACTTTGCCTTTGTCTGTGGCATAGACCTTTTCAGCGGCCCCACCTTCAGCAACCCCCCCTGTGTGGAAGGTACGCATGGTCAGCTGGGTACCGGGCTCCCCGATGGACTGAGCGGCGATAATACCAATCGGTTCACCACGATCCACGACCCGCTGATTGGTCAAGGACCAACCATAGCAGAGGCGGCAGACACCGAAATGGCTTTCACACCCCATGGGAGAGCGCACATCGATATAGGCGTTCTCTTCGGATTTGCCCTTCAGATAGATTTCAATATCATCGAGCTTATCGGGAGAGATGACTTCATTGCGATGAACAATGACTTTGCCTGAATCGCTGATGATATCATATCCAGAGGTGCGGCCCACGAGACGGTCAATCAGTTTCAGGTGGGTATTTTCACCTTCTTTGATATCGCGCAGGCGGAAGAAGTTCTGGGTTTCACAGTCTTCATCCAGAATAATCACGTCTTGCGCCACGTCGGCCAGACGGCGGGTCAGATAGCCGGAGTCAGCGGTACGCAGGGCGGTATCAACAATCCCCTTACGGGCGCCGTAGGAAGAAAGTACATACTCGGTTACGTTCAAGCCCTCTTTAAAGTTGGACTTGATCGCCATATCGATAATGTTCCCGGAAGGATCTGCCATCAGACCGCGCATCCCAATCAGCTGACGGACCTGGGAGATATTCCCACGTGCGCCGGAGAAGGCCATCATATAGACGGAGTTCAGTTTATTGTCAGGATCGTTTTTATCAATCAACTTGGTCAGTTCTTCAGATGCTTCATGCCAGGTGTTGATAACACGGGTATAGCGTTCAGCTTCAGTGATATGACCACGTTGGTAGAGGGTTTCTGCCTCGTTGATAATATTTTCAGCACGGCTCAGAATTTCAGGTTTCTTCTTGTTGATCACCAAATCGGAAATCGTAATCGATACACCGGCTTTGGTGGCGAAGTGGAAACCTTTGTCTTTGAGGTTATTGGCCAACTCAGCACTCTTCTCGTTGCCATAGATTTTATAGCAGTCTTCGATCAGATTGGAAAGCTGTTCTTTGCCGAAAGCATAGTTCTGATAGGGCATTTCCCGGGGGAAAAGCTGATTCAGCATCACGCGGCCAGGAGTGGTACGGATATAGACCAGATCACTCATCTTGACTTCACCGGCTTCTTCAAGGTCTCCCAAGGGGGTGCCATTGAAGCGAACGGTAATGCGGCCATGGCTATCAAGGGCTGGCTGGTTGTTTGCATCCAGAACGGCTGCGCCATTCAGATGCACCATCACGGGCTCATCCAAATCAACGCGGGGAACGGGGAAACGCACCAATACTTTGGCGTGAATATCCAATTGTCCGCCTTCGTAGGCAGCCAGCAGTTCGTCTGAGGAGCTGAAGACCTTGCCATTGCCGAGCAGATTGGAATCTTCCTTGTCTGCTTCGGGATTGTCGATGGTGACATAATAGCAACCAATAACCATATCCTGAGAAGGGCTGACCACCGGTTTGCCGGTCGCAGGCAGCAAGATATTGTTGGTAGCCATCATCAGCAGACGGGCTTCGGTCTGGGCTTCAATCGAAAGAGGAACGTGTACGGCCATCTGGTCACCGTCAAAGTCAGCGTTGAAGGCTGTACAAACCAGAGGATGCAATTGAATCGCACGGCCTTCGACCAGAATCGGTTCAAAGGCTTGAATGCCCAAACGGTGAAGGGTTGGGGCGCGGTTCAGCAGAACTGGGTGACCTTTGATGACTTCTTCAAGAATGTCCCAGACATAGGTGTCTTGGCGTTCAATCAGCTTTTTGGCTGATTTAATATTCTGAACCACGCCACGTTCGACCAATTTGTTCATGACGAAGGGCTTGAAAAGCTCAAGCGCCATTTCTTTGGGCAAACCGCATTGGTTCAGCTTGAGAGAGGGGCCTACCACAATAACGGAACGGCCTGAATAATCCACACGTTTACCGAGCAGGTTCTGACGGAAACGGCCTTGCTTGCCCTCCACGATATCGCTCAGGGATTTCAGGGCGCGGTTATTGGGGCCCACCACGGTACGGCCCCGGCGGCCATTGTCAAACAAGGCATCCACAGCTTCCTGAAGCATACGCTTTTCGTTGCGGATGATGATATCAGGGGCTTCCATTTCAAGCAGACGGTTGAGACGGTTGTTGCGGTTGATCACACGGCGGTAGAGGTCATTCAAATCGGAGGTCGCGAAACGACCGCCGTCCAACTGCACCATGGGGCGCAGGTCGGGGGGAATGACGGGAATGGCGTCGAGCACCATCCAGGTGGGGTGTGAGCCTGAATTGAGGAAATTCTCAATTACGCGCAGGCGCTTGATCAATTTGATCTTCTTTTGGCCGGTGGGTTTGTTCTCTTTCAGCTCATGCCAGATTTCTTCTGACAGGGTTTTCAGATCGAGTTCACCAAGCAGATGCTTGATCGCAGGGGCACCCATTTCAGCTACGAAGCTGTCTTCGCCATAAATCCGGCAAAGCTGTTCGTATTTGTCTTCTGAAAGCAATTGTCCGCGTTTGAGCAGCAAACTGGCGGGTTCGGGGGCGTCTTCTTTGGGAGCCGCCGCTTCTTCGCCTTCTTCGTCAGAAACGGCAACAGCCACTTCAGCGCTTTCACGGATCAGATTGGTTTCTTCCAATACGATATAGGCGTTGTAGTAGGTGACGTCTTCTAGACTGCGCAGGGGGATATCCAGCAAGAGACTGAGGTAACTGGGGATGCCCTTGAGGTACCAGATATGGACCACAGGAGCCGCCAGTTTGATATGGCCCATGCGGTGACGACGCACCTTGGACTCAGTCACTTCAACGCCGCAGCGTTCGCAGATAATGCCCCGGTGACGGACACGTTTATACTTTTGGCAATAGCACTCCCAATCGCGGGAGGGCCCAAAAATCCGTTCGCAGAACAGACCGCCCATTTCAGGTTTCAGGGTCCGGTAATTGATGGTCTCGGGTTTGGTAACCTCACCGCGTGACCAGCTCAAAATACGCTGGGGAGAAGCAATGCCAATTTTGATACAATCGAACGCATCACCCTCATCGCTGGGCTGCTGTCCTTGAGAATAAATCAGAGGTTCGCTCTTTATCACTGTCTTTATACCTTTAGTCTCTCAAATTTTTTCAAACCATGCCAAACGGCATTGCTTAACTGCTGATTTCTGTTTCCAGCAGTGAGGTCTTGGCGAACTGTTCTTTCAGTCGCTCTTTATACTGGGTCAAGCTGTCTTCAAACAGTTCAACCTCTGTTTCAGAGCCGTCATCGCCAACATGGAGAATCTGGATATCCAAGCCCAGACTCTGGAGCTCCCGGATCAGTACCTTGAAGGACTCAGGGATTCCGGGTTTCTGAATATTCTTGCCCTTGACAATCGATTCATAAGCCGCGGCACGGCCCATGACATCGTCTGACTTGATCGTGAGCATTTCCTGCAGGGTATAAGCGGCCCCATAGGCTTCCAAGCCCCAAACTTCCATTTCCCCAAAACGCTGGCCGCCGAATTGGGCTTTACCCCCCAGAGGCTGTTGGGTAACCAAAGAGTAGGGGCCAGTAGAACGGGCATGGATTTTATCGTCTACAAGGTGAACCAGTTTCATCATGTAGATATTGCCCACGCCGACCTTCTGCATGAAGGCTTCACCCGTACGACCATCATAGAGGGTGATTTTGCCGGATTCCTGTAACCAGTTCCACTCGCTGCGGGCTTGAGCCTCTGCTTCACGGCGGAAATCTGCTTCAGTTTCCAATTCCCCTTCAGTCATTTGAATGAATTGAAGATGCTCGGGTTTCATGGCCTGCAAGCGGGAGACAAACTCTTCAGTCGACTGGGCGATTTTGCGTTCGCGGGCGGCAATCAGCTCATTTTCAACCAACTGCTGTGAAGCCATGGCGCCAAACATTTCGTCGAAGGGGGTGATTTCCACCATTTCTTCGTTCAGGTCGGCAGCCAGACCCATCAGATATTCATAAATCTGACCCACGTTCATACGGCCCGGAACCCCCAGGGGATTCAGAACAATATCAACGGGTTTGCCATTGGGCAGATAGGGCATATCTTCGATCGGCAATACGCGGGAGATAATCCCCTTGTTGCCGTGACGGCCAGCCATTTTATCCCCGACAGAAATCTTACGTTTCTGAGCGATATAGACACGCACTACTTTGTTGACGCCAGGGGGCAGCTCATCGCCATTTTCACGGCTGAAGACTTTGACATCTACCACACGGCCTTTTTCACCGTGGGGAACACGCAGTGAGGTATCGCGAACATCGCGGGCCTTTTCACCGAAAATGGCGCGCAGAAGTTTTTCTTCGGGTGGGTGTTCAGACTCCCCTTTGGGGGTGACTTTCCCGACCAGAATATCGCCGGGCTCAATTTCTGCACCGACACGGATAATGCCGTCTTCGTCGAGATCGCGCAGGGCGTCTTCGCCGACATTGGGAATATCGCGGGTAATTTCTTCAGCACCCAGTTTGGTGGTGCGGGCTTCGGTTTCATATTTTTCAATATGGATCGAGGTAAAGACATCATCTTTGACGAGGCGACGTGAAATCAAAATCGCGTCTTCAAAGTTATAGCCTTCCCAGGGCATAAAGGCCACGATGATATTGCGGCCCAAAGCCAGCTCGCCTTCTTGGGTTGAAGCGCCATCAGCAATTAAATCGCCGACTTTAACTTTCTGGCCCAAAACAACACCGGGTTTCTGGTTGATACAGGTGTCCTGATTCGAACGGTAGTATTTGAGCAAGTCGTATTGCTTAATATCACCTTTGGTACTTTTTACCCGTACCTTATCAGCGGAGACATAGATTACTTCACCTTCCTCTTCGGCCAGTACCAGACTGCCAGAGTCATAGGCTACGCGTTTTTCCAGACCTGTTCCTACCAAGGGGCGATCGGGCAGAACCAAGGGCACTGACTGACGTTGCATGTTGGAACCCATCAAAGCGCGGTTCGCGTCATCGTGTTCCAGGAACGGAATGATGGAGGTTGCGACGGATACGATTTGTACCGGTGAAACGCCAACGAACTCTACTTCATGGGGATCGACTTCAAAGAACTCACCGCGGAAACGCACGGGAATCTTTTTAAGCTGGAAGCGGCGTTCAACCACTTTTTCGCCTTCAATCTCAACTTCCACATCTTCAAAGCCCAAGTCACCTGGTGCAATATAGTGGTTGTCTTCTTTGTCGGCGGTCATGAAAATCAGCTCTTTGGTCAAGAGGCCATTGCGTACACGCCAGTAGGGGGTTTCAAGGAAACCATACTCATTGACCTGAGAGAAGGTCGACATGGAATTGATCAAACCGGCATTGGGACCTTCAGGGGTCTCAATCGGGCAGATACGGCCATAGTGAGAAGTGTGGATATCGCGGACGGCGAAACCTGCGCGCTCACGGTTCAAACCGCCAGGCCCAAGGGCGCTGAGACGGCGTTTGTGGGTTAACTCAGCCAGGGGATTGGTTTGGTCCATGAACTGAGAGAGCTGCGAAGAACCGAAGAATTCTTTGATCGAGGCCACCAAAGGTTTGGCATTGATCAGGTTCTGGGGGGTCAGGCTGTCGATATCCTGAATGGTCATGCGCTCACGCACAATTCGTTCGATACGGGTCAAACCCACGCGGAACTGGTTCTGCAGCAATTCGCCCACTGAGCGGATACGGCGGTTGCCCAAATGGTCGATATCGTCGAGATCGCCCATGTCGAAATTGAAGCCCACGAGATAATCGATAATCGCAACAATGTCTTTGTTGTCGAGGGTGCGAACATCTTCAGGGACGTCGAGTTTCAGTTTCTGGTTGATCTTGTAACGGCCAACACGACCCAAATCGTAGCGTTTGGGATCAAAGAAGCGGCTCTTGATCATCTGTTGTCCACCTTCAGCAGAAGGGGGGTCGCCAGGACGCAGTTTTTTATAAACTTCAATCAGGGCCTGATCGGTGGTTTCAATTCCGGCTGCCTTTTCTTTTTCAAGCGTGCGCTCGAGGAAATCACGGTGACGGAAAAGTTCTTTCATTTCCTGGGTTTGATAACCCAAGGCACGTAAAAAGGTGGTAGCGAGAATTTTACGGGTTTTGTCGACACGGATATGAATCAGACCATGGTTGTCTGTTTCAAATTTCAGCCAAGCACCCCGATTGGGAATGACGGTGGCGGAGTAAAGTGTTTTACCGCCCGTTTCTGTATCTTCGCGTTTAAAATAAACCCCAGGTGAACGTACAATCTGGCTGACCACGACGCGCTCTGCGCCATTGATCACGAAAGTTCCACGTTCGGTCATCAGTGGCAATTCACCGATGAAAATTTTCTGTTCCTTGATTTCGCCAGTTTGTTTATTGACCAACTGTACAGGAATTTTAAGATGTGCAGCAAAAGTCAAATCCCGTGCCCGACAGTCGGGTACGGAATAGGGCGGTTGCTCAAGTTCGTAATTGGGAAGCAAATGAAGCTCGAGGCGGCCACTGTAATCCTGAATCGGAGAGAAAGATTCCAGAGCCTCGGGCAGGCCTTCCTGGAGGAACCATTTGAAGGAGTCTTTCTGAATCTTGATCAGGTCAGGTAACTGTTTAAAGCTCTCAGAAACCTCTTTGTGAATTTTCTTGCGTTCCACGGCGTTTGACAACATGGGTGAACTATCTACCTACCTTTAAGTGTTTATTCATCCAATGGGATGGATAATGCCCTGCAATTGCGGGGCGCTGGGAATTGGGGACCGTCAAACTGACTGTCGCTGCCAAAAAAAAATAAGATGCCACACCCGAAAAATTTCGGGGGCATAAATAATTGAATTGTAAAGCTGCCAGCATTCAGTGCTATGCGAGACCAACCCTCTAAAGAATGTATCGCAGTTTAGAAGTTTAATGACTCTAAGCCATGCTTGTCAAGGTGTTTTTCATAAGTTTTACAACCTATTGGTAAAATAAAACAAGAATATTTAAAAACAGAATTTTGCCCAGGACAGGGATCACATTCCGATGCTTTTGCAAGGGGGGGCTTCCAATAAGAGGATTGCTTTTTTGTGCTGAAATCATCGTACTGCTTGCTTTTCAAGTTGTAAAAGCCGAATCTATTATTTTGTCTGAAAGGCAGGTGGATGACTGCAAAAAACCAGCTTGCTTGGTGTTTTGGCTGGCTTGACTCAGTCTAAACCCCATACAATCCCCCAAATGGGTATGGGTATATGGTTATTAGAATATATAAGCAATAAGATTCATTCGGGTCTGGGGTGATGGCTGTCTATACAGTCGAAAAGCGTCCAAGCTAACGAGCTGGACGCTTAGTTATTCGTGAAACCGAGCGCAAAGAAATACTTTCTTGCACTCAAAAATTATTCTGGAGAATCAATAAAATAGGTCTGCGTTTTGTTTGCGTTTCTTCCCCATTGATGTTTTCTTGGCATTTCTCCGGCCTTTCGGTTGTTCGAAGGCAGCTTCAAACTCGCTGTA encodes the following:
- a CDS encoding DNA-directed RNA polymerase subunit beta'' produces the protein MIYSQGQQPSDEGDAFDCIKIGIASPQRILSWSRGEVTKPETINYRTLKPEMGGLFCERIFGPSRDWECYCQKYKRVRHRGIICERCGVEVTESKVRRHRMGHIKLAAPVVHIWYLKGIPSYLSLLLDIPLRSLEDVTYYNAYIVLEETNLIRESAEVAVAVSDEEGEEAAAPKEDAPEPASLLLKRGQLLSEDKYEQLCRIYGEDSFVAEMGAPAIKHLLGELDLKTLSEEIWHELKENKPTGQKKIKLIKRLRVIENFLNSGSHPTWMVLDAIPVIPPDLRPMVQLDGGRFATSDLNDLYRRVINRNNRLNRLLEMEAPDIIIRNEKRMLQEAVDALFDNGRRGRTVVGPNNRALKSLSDIVEGKQGRFRQNLLGKRVDYSGRSVIVVGPSLKLNQCGLPKEMALELFKPFVMNKLVERGVVQNIKSAKKLIERQDTYVWDILEEVIKGHPVLLNRAPTLHRLGIQAFEPILVEGRAIQLHPLVCTAFNADFDGDQMAVHVPLSIEAQTEARLLMMATNNILLPATGKPVVSPSQDMVIGCYYVTIDNPEADKEDSNLLGNGKVFSSSDELLAAYEGGQLDIHAKVLVRFPVPRVDLDEPVMVHLNGAAVLDANNQPALDSHGRITVRFNGTPLGDLEEAGEVKMSDLVYIRTTPGRVMLNQLFPREMPYQNYAFGKEQLSNLIEDCYKIYGNEKSAELANNLKDKGFHFATKAGVSITISDLVINKKKPEILSRAENIINEAETLYQRGHITEAERYTRVINTWHEASEELTKLIDKNDPDNKLNSVYMMAFSGARGNISQVRQLIGMRGLMADPSGNIIDMAIKSNFKEGLNVTEYVLSSYGARKGIVDTALRTADSGYLTRRLADVAQDVIILDEDCETQNFFRLRDIKEGENTHLKLIDRLVGRTSGYDIISDSGKVIVHRNEVISPDKLDDIEIYLKGKSEENAYIDVRSPMGCESHFGVCRLCYGWSLTNQRVVDRGEPIGIIAAQSIGEPGTQLTMRTFHTGGVAEGGAAEKVYATDKGKVSFNAKDLVTVDIRTQAGENFKVLDKEMVLTLQPSGRKKAKEITILPGFALKVEDGQEVDKGEFLAVAVRESGKFGRGSMERKTKDVPATISGQIVYDGVQWEKRKNRNKQQDENVVTGKEGLIWIYSGDVYSMPPKCEVHVKDGDTLKSGATIASIGTSTEYGGRVSLVENEDGTKNLSIITAELQLEGALVDKTRPETVLRFLDEELPVKNFELFVDDGTRLENNQVLAKAFESRYKVERNGVIHYVHDINEKEPITKEVEVLLLFEEFYPLKDKTLYLEESATVAAGTELMEGEFVEEAGFVNFDPDTSQELLFYPGAVAYRFPDGSEISVEENHVIQAGKTVGKRVDPETGEMEVVTSEIKGFIQMIPVDEAETLVVIRPFEKFKIKPGENFFNVKRESDNIGLETVTRLLHRQGDRIKAGSALSRIELQFKLLGSLVTLGGRVNLIPNPEEEGTFFLNLSSTEALSGQKGSMRGTFLPDYQEIEIYIEPLVKDGEMVTPRTKVASTKYKVRADGTIHVYEDENSGVFRMMLLTSEHERHYDISGKAAVVVGDKLFDGDLIAEGITAQETGIVTAVSKNLVTIRKARPNLVSPGSHLVLTDKSMVRQGEVVAVLAYEQMKTGDIIQGLPRVEELLETRKPKETAVLSEYEGEVFDLIRDDDKTTLKIRGVKMGAEVEAEHSLEIPYTASATVSVGQKVHRGDRLTTGSVNPHELLKIKDVAAAQRYLVDGVQMVYRSQGVKINDRHIEVIVRQMTRKCRIENPGETTFLPGEIVSETRIAQEKKRISELGLVTESFEYTPILLGITKASLNTESFISAASFQETTRVLTEAAVEGKRDWLRGLKENVIIGRLIPAGTGMRTKAMRDELLRKQKSVADARADAASANSQESVAEVQA
- the rpoB gene encoding DNA-directed RNA polymerase subunit beta produces the protein MLSNAVERKKIHKEVSESFKQLPDLIKIQKDSFKWFLQEGLPEALESFSPIQDYSGRLELHLLPNYELEQPPYSVPDCRARDLTFAAHLKIPVQLVNKQTGEIKEQKIFIGELPLMTERGTFVINGAERVVVSQIVRSPGVYFKREDTETGGKTLYSATVIPNRGAWLKFETDNHGLIHIRVDKTRKILATTFLRALGYQTQEMKELFRHRDFLERTLEKEKAAGIETTDQALIEVYKKLRPGDPPSAEGGQQMIKSRFFDPKRYDLGRVGRYKINQKLKLDVPEDVRTLDNKDIVAIIDYLVGFNFDMGDLDDIDHLGNRRIRSVGELLQNQFRVGLTRIERIVRERMTIQDIDSLTPQNLINAKPLVASIKEFFGSSQLSQFMDQTNPLAELTHKRRLSALGPGGLNRERAGFAVRDIHTSHYGRICPIETPEGPNAGLINSMSTFSQVNEYGFLETPYWRVRNGLLTKELIFMTADKEDNHYIAPGDLGFEDVEVEIEGEKVVERRFQLKKIPVRFRGEFFEVDPHEVEFVGVSPVQIVSVATSIIPFLEHDDANRALMGSNMQRQSVPLVLPDRPLVGTGLEKRVAYDSGSLVLAEEEGEVIYVSADKVRVKSTKGDIKQYDLLKYYRSNQDTCINQKPGVVLGQKVKVGDLIADGASTQEGELALGRNIIVAFMPWEGYNFEDAILISRRLVKDDVFTSIHIEKYETEARTTKLGAEEITRDIPNVGEDALRDLDEDGIIRVGAEIEPGDILVGKVTPKGESEHPPEEKLLRAIFGEKARDVRDTSLRVPHGEKGRVVDVKVFSRENGDELPPGVNKVVRVYIAQKRKISVGDKMAGRHGNKGIISRVLPIEDMPYLPNGKPVDIVLNPLGVPGRMNVGQIYEYLMGLAADLNEEMVEITPFDEMFGAMASQQLVENELIAARERKIAQSTEEFVSRLQAMKPEHLQFIQMTEGELETEADFRREAEAQARSEWNWLQESGKITLYDGRTGEAFMQKVGVGNIYMMKLVHLVDDKIHARSTGPYSLVTQQPLGGKAQFGGQRFGEMEVWGLEAYGAAYTLQEMLTIKSDDVMGRAAAYESIVKGKNIQKPGIPESFKVLIRELQSLGLDIQILHVGDDGSETEVELFEDSLTQYKERLKEQFAKTSLLETEISS